The Natranaerobius trueperi genomic sequence CTTAGTTAGTTGGGGGAATTATGACACAGTCTTAGTTGTTTTACTATGTGGGGATAGTTTGACGCTCACTTTGATACTCAAATTGTGGACTAACCTCCCACTACTAAAATAACCAACAATCTCACCTATATTATTCTTAGCCCCTATTACTGTTATAGTAGCTATTGCTAAAAAAGTACCTGCTATTCCTGGTGTCCTTGGTATTTCAACAGCAAGACTTGACAAGGAAGATAACTAAAAGATAAAAGAGCGGTTGCACTCACACAAAGTGAATTCAACCGCTCTTTATTAGTAAGCAATTATTCATACTTGAATTTATCTATACTTGTTTTCATTTCTTCAGATAACTTTGCAAGGGAATCACTAGCTCTAGAAATATCTTCCATAGCAGCAGTTTGCTCTTCAACAGATGCAGAAGCTTCTTCTGTTCCGGCAGCATTTTCTTCTGAAATAGAAGATAAGTTTTCCATAACACTTATAATCTTATCTTTCTTTTCTTCCATCTCTTTACCTGAGTCATTTACATCTTGGAGTACTTCTTTTACCTGTTCTATCGCATCTTTTATTCCACTAAATTTGGTACTAGTTTGTTCAACACTTTCTTTCTCAGAATCAACTATTTCTTTTACCTCTTCCATAGTAGTTACAGCGTAGTTACTTTTTTCTAGTAGATCTTTAATAATGGAGTCTATCTCTTCAGTAAATTTACTGGATTCTTCAGCAAGCTTTCTAATCTCATCAGCTACAACAGAAAACCCTTGTCCTGCTTCACCTGCTCTAGCAGCTTCTATAGCTGCATTTAAGGCAAGTAGGTTTGTCTGTTCAGAAATGTTTTTTATCATTTCACTTGCCTCTGTAATTTGTTCAGCACTATTCTTTGTATTTAAGATGATATCATTTACCTCTGTAGTTCTAGTATTAAGGTGCTCAGTTTTATTTACTAAATCTTCAACTATTGTTAGTCCTTCATCTTTTAATGTATCTACCTTACCTGCAGTATTGTTTAAGTTTTCAACATCAGTGTGATTTTTTTGTATGTAATTACCTAAATCATTAATCTCTTTTACACCTTCATCTGTATCTTGAGCTTGTGTACTAGCACCATTTGCAATCTCCTCAATAGTCTTTGCTACTTCATTTGCTGATTGTGTTGATTCTTCACTAGTAGCTGATAGTTCTTGTGAAGATGAAGCTACTTGTTCTGATTTATAGTGAATGTCACGGATCATTTCAACAACAGAATTTTGCATTGTATCAATAGATTTTGATATTTCACCTAGTTCATCTTTTAAAGTTAGTTCTTTATCTGTTAGGTTATCTGCAAAATTGCCTGATGATAACTTATTTAGATGATCTCGTAACTTACCTAAGGTTGTTACTACGTAGTTAGATGATCTATATAATATTAAACTTAATATTAAGAAGGTAACTAATCCTATGATACCAACCCTTAGTAAGTTTTCATATACAGCTCCTTGTACCTCTTCCATAGAATAACCGATATTTAAAGCACCAACATGTTCACCATCGATTTCAACAGGAACTATGACATCATAAACATCGACATCTTCTGGTTCATAGTAATATTCATCAGTAAAATGTTCTTTATGAACTGCTGCCTGTTTTAAGCCTTCATCATCTACTTCCATACCTATTCTATCTTCATTACTATGGGCTTCTATTTTAAGATCTTTTGATGTAAATAAAGCAAAAACAATATTATTTTCTTCTACTAAATCATTAACTGTATTTTGAATATCAAAGGAATCTTGAAGTTCTTCAACCTGATTAGCTGAAACACCAGCTTGTACAAATCCACCTTCTGGGTTTATTAAGTAACCATATTTAATATATTCATCTGATTCTGTGTCTTGTCTAATATCTTCCATTAATTCATCGTCATTGCTTTCTATAAACTCATTTAAAACATGATCTTCTGGTGGCTCCCAGCCAACATATTCTTCAATTGAGCTATAGATTATTTCACCATCTTCATTAAAAACATTTAGTTCTGTTAATTCAGAATCTTCAGCTATCTGTTTTACTACTTCATTTGAAAGATTTTCATGATTACTGATGACATTTCTACTTGCTGTTCTGATAGTATCCTCGATCATGTCATTGATAACATTTATTGATTCTTCATTATCTTCCATTTGACTAATGATCCTATGGGATAATTCGAACCCATTTTCTCTCATCTGCTCAAATAAACTCTCTCTAATATAATAGGAAGATACTCCTCCTATCCCAGCTATAGCAACAAAAGTTATCAGTAATGGAATAATAATCAACTTTAATTTAATAGAACTTTTATTTCTCAATACTATACACCATCCTTTAAATTTTTTCTATAAGATATAGCAAACTACCAACTATAAAACTATTAATTAAGACAACATTTAGTAGATTTTATGATAAGTATTGGTATCTTCTCATTTACAAATATACCACCCTTTCTTCTCTGCAATTGTTACCGTCTTCTCTTCTAAAACTTCTATTATCCCTTGGTACTGTATAATTTTGTATTTCGACAATCTTTATAACGATTATGACCTATTTTTAATATTATGTAAATAGGTCTAACGTTACAGTATTAGGGCGAAAAGCCCACTCTTTCAATCGTGGGCTTTTCGCCCTAATACTGTAAATACAACTGAAAAAACAGTTAAAATTTTTATTATTAATTGGTTAATAATCACATAGTTTATTCTACCAACAAAGAAAAAAATCCCCTCAGTTCCCAGTCTTAAACTAGGGGGATCAATTAAGATAGGGGGCGGTTCCAGATTATATCTGACGTAAGAATTCATATCTAGACACAAGACTTTCAAGCCCTAGACCAATCTAATAGGCTTCCGTCTAGGGTTCTTTGTAGTATTGGACTTTTAACTAGACGCCTATAAGCTTTCCGGGAATTACCCCATTCATACGCTTTACATGAAGAAACTTCAAGTGAAATAAGATTCTCAACCTACGACTTAACCACGATTCGAGACTCTTCAGTTTGCTTGGAGTGTATGAGATTTGTGTCCCTCGGGGCGAAAATTTGCCGCTGACTTCCTTCAGATGATAGAGTCACCTCCACCACCCTTGTCTTGAGCTACAGCTACTACTACCTTCGCTGTCCGAGACTTTCACCCTATAGCTTATACCCATGCCGGGCACACACAAACAAGTGTCGCTTATAAAATAAGCGACACTTGTTAACATGCTCAAAGTTTATCCCATTACCGTTCTTTTTCCATATCATTAATTCCTTGATCTATACCTTGTGACTGTGTATCCATATCCCCTAATCCATCAACCATGATACCATGTTCATCTAACATTAAAAGTTCTCTTTTAGCTAAATATGCTTGTAGTCTAGCCATTTCATATAAATTTTTTGTTTGGATTGGTTCTGTCATACTATTCAAGTACTCAGTTTCTGAAATCATACCATTTTGAAATCTTATTTCATCAACATTTACTGCTTCTTTTTGTAACTCTAATGCTTCTTTTGCTAACTCTACATCATTCATCGCTTCTTTGAAACTATTGTAACTTGAATATGCTTTCTTCTCTATATCCTCCTCTATCATTTCTTTTTCTATTTCAGCCTGCTCTAGTTCATATCTTTTCATATCATATTCTTCACTATTAGAACCATGTTGCTCTTCCATCCAATCTAAATTATCTTCTTCATGATCTACCTTCTTTTCTTTTAATCTTATCTCAACACCATCATTAAGAGCATAATCTATAGTATCATCAATATTGACATTAAAACTGTCTATGCTAGGTTCGATAGATTCTAAATAGATTGAATCATCTATTGGGATTCCTATAAATGTTTTAAGTTCTCTTTGTAAGTTTTCCCTTTCATTCTTAACACTTTCAAGGTTATTTTTCACTTCATTTTTTTGCATTTCTAAAGTATCTACATTTAACCCAGTACTTAGACCAATTTCTTTTCTTGCTATCTCTTCATCTAAATCCCTTTTAGCATTAGCATAATCAATATTTAGAGATTCTAATTGTTTATCTAACATTAAAAGACCTACATACATGCTCTCAACAGCAAATTGAAGTTCCTTTTGTCCCTTTTCTTCCCACTCTTTATAGGCTAGATCTCGTTGCTGTTCGATTTCTATTACGCTTTGTTCAGCTTCAGAAAGTATATCATCTGTAAAGTTTTCCTCTTCCATTCGATCAGTTGCATCAATCAGTCCATTAACAGCTCTTAACTCCATTTCAACTTTTTGAAGCTCTAAATATATCTTGGTAACTTTATTTAATTGTTCTTCAAATTCTTCTTCAGTCGTTGTTCCATTTTCGTCATTGTTATCATTTCTTCCAAAATCTATATCAGAAGGTAAATCGTCTCCATCTACTACATAGTC encodes the following:
- a CDS encoding methyl-accepting chemotaxis protein: MRNKSSIKLKLIIIPLLITFVAIAGIGGVSSYYIRESLFEQMRENGFELSHRIISQMEDNEESINVINDMIEDTIRTASRNVISNHENLSNEVVKQIAEDSELTELNVFNEDGEIIYSSIEEYVGWEPPEDHVLNEFIESNDDELMEDIRQDTESDEYIKYGYLINPEGGFVQAGVSANQVEELQDSFDIQNTVNDLVEENNIVFALFTSKDLKIEAHSNEDRIGMEVDDEGLKQAAVHKEHFTDEYYYEPEDVDVYDVIVPVEIDGEHVGALNIGYSMEEVQGAVYENLLRVGIIGLVTFLILSLILYRSSNYVVTTLGKLRDHLNKLSSGNFADNLTDKELTLKDELGEISKSIDTMQNSVVEMIRDIHYKSEQVASSSQELSATSEESTQSANEVAKTIEEIANGASTQAQDTDEGVKEINDLGNYIQKNHTDVENLNNTAGKVDTLKDEGLTIVEDLVNKTEHLNTRTTEVNDIILNTKNSAEQITEASEMIKNISEQTNLLALNAAIEAARAGEAGQGFSVVADEIRKLAEESSKFTEEIDSIIKDLLEKSNYAVTTMEEVKEIVDSEKESVEQTSTKFSGIKDAIEQVKEVLQDVNDSGKEMEEKKDKIISVMENLSSISEENAAGTEEASASVEEQTAAMEDISRASDSLAKLSEEMKTSIDKFKYE
- a CDS encoding stalk domain-containing protein, with the protein product MLNYKKLIPAMLLLLSVPNVSSAEEEIHVMVEDELIEFTDQKPYIDDSNRTQVPVRYVSEALQANVDWDGSQDLISIQRGVDTLELVVGEKEYQLNDDTKTMDTVPKISDNNRTMVPLRFISEGLGTEVEWHSDDNLVTVYEEKEEEKESDEEIRRRLESELEEFYIRDVNLDEYDKILTLEETKDKVLHSWQAQQIEVSLGMADAGVNMAQKQHDDLEDLVDSTSDISDDLNSEKRNLEDKRDQLERELEEEIEKLEELEQGFAGNGYDYVVDGDDLPSDIDFGRNDNNDENGTTTEEEFEEQLNKVTKIYLELQKVEMELRAVNGLIDATDRMEEENFTDDILSEAEQSVIEIEQQRDLAYKEWEEKGQKELQFAVESMYVGLLMLDKQLESLNIDYANAKRDLDEEIARKEIGLSTGLNVDTLEMQKNEVKNNLESVKNERENLQRELKTFIGIPIDDSIYLESIEPSIDSFNVNIDDTIDYALNDGVEIRLKEKKVDHEEDNLDWMEEQHGSNSEEYDMKRYELEQAEIEKEMIEEDIEKKAYSSYNSFKEAMNDVELAKEALELQKEAVNVDEIRFQNGMISETEYLNSMTEPIQTKNLYEMARLQAYLAKRELLMLDEHGIMVDGLGDMDTQSQGIDQGINDMEKER